A single Biomphalaria glabrata chromosome 2, xgBioGlab47.1, whole genome shotgun sequence DNA region contains:
- the LOC106076766 gene encoding 3-mercaptopyruvate sulfurtransferase-like: protein MEKSYFPTLVTVNWLKELVSKGGKSAYRILDGSWHVPQAKRDAIKEFQEGHIPGALFFDIDECADKSRNLPHMMPSVKVFEEYVSNLGINNDTHVIVYDNNAQFPLFSAQRVWMTFRVLGHEKVSILEGGLPKWIAENGPVTDKIEVVPKGQYKGKFNSKMIKQMADIMNNLKSAEFQVVDARPEGRFKGVAPEPRDDTKPGCIPQTINLPFMNTMNVKERTMKSPEELKKVFESAGVDLNKPVVFSCGSGTTACVLALASYLLGKENFSIYDGSWTEWYRDAPPELKLNVPQ, encoded by the exons ATGGAGAAATCCTATTTTCCAACACTCGTGACTGTGAATTGGTTAAAAGAACTTGTTTCAAAGGGAGGAAAGTCAGCATATAGAATTCTAGATGGTTCTTGGCACGTGCCACAAGCCAAGAGAGATGCGATAAAAGAATTTCAAGAAGGACACATTCCTGGAGCTCTTTTCTTTGATATTGATGAATGTGCCGACAAGTCTAGAAACCTGCCTCACATGATGCCCTCTGTCAAAGTCTTTGAGGAGTATGTCAGCAACTTGGGCATCAACAATGATACACATGTCATCGTTTACGATAACAACGCCCAGTTTCCTCTGTTCTCTGCTCAGCGGGTTTGGATGACTTTCCGTGTGTTGGGTCACGAGAAGGTGTCCATCCTAGAGGGAGGTTTACCCAAATGGATTGCAGAGAATGGCCCAGTCACTGATAAAATAGAAGTTGTTCCAAAAGGGCAATACAAAGGCAAATTCAATAGCAAAATGATCAAACAAATGGCTGACATTATGAACAATTTGAAAAGTGCGGAGTTTCAGGTCGTTGACGCTCGCCCAGAAGGTCGATTTAAAGGAGTGGCCCCTGAACCCAGAGACG ATACCAAACCAGGCTGCATTCCTCAAACAATCAACCTTCCATTTATGAACACAATGAATGTGAAGGAACGAACCATGAAAAGTCCTGAGGAATTGAAGAAAGTATTTGAGTCAGCAGGAGTTGATTTAAACAAACCTGTTGTCTTTAGTTGTGGCTCAG GTACCACAGCATGTGTCCTTGCCTTGGCTTCCTACCTACTGGGTAAAGAAAATTTTTCGATCTACGATGGTTCCTGGACAGAGTGGTACCGTGACGCTCCACCAGAGTTGAAGCTGAATGTCCCTCAATGA